One part of the Sorangiineae bacterium MSr11954 genome encodes these proteins:
- a CDS encoding PQQ-binding-like beta-propeller repeat protein, with product MKRRSGWAHRALALSVVLGLGATGAGCATADTANDRISPEVPLWYHRPANLMSVLVKRTVTAAGRTTGEDWERGRTEIDARHGRIFLGTADHGFYALRAGDGSTIWRFETLGVVQCEPLYDPELDIVYFGSHDGALYAVRAFDGSLVWRFFSGAEISRRPVKYGDNLYFANGADQLFAVDRRTGKKKWQAHRTSALGMEIAGYSGPAAAFGKVYLAYSDGHVVAYDARDGTERWTPVDLSAEAEQSSPSGEAPRYLDVDTTPVPDEIPGSGNVVYVASYAGGVFALDAESGARVWSNDQARGVTDLVLFSEPAHAPHPNGPDRDGPTVPARKLLLASSGTTGLWGLEPGTGKMVWRNDVPEGGVTAPVQIDGALLVGTTRYGLFLLSPRNGRVIDGFNMTTGFAQTPSAFGHRAYAMTNAGTLFGLQIEPPSLGPTAPGNGQNWP from the coding sequence ATGAAACGGCGAAGCGGGTGGGCGCACCGGGCGCTGGCGCTCTCGGTGGTGCTCGGGCTCGGCGCGACCGGCGCAGGATGCGCCACCGCGGACACCGCGAACGATCGCATCAGCCCGGAGGTGCCGCTCTGGTACCACCGCCCCGCGAACCTGATGTCGGTGCTGGTCAAGCGCACCGTCACCGCCGCCGGGCGAACCACGGGCGAGGACTGGGAGCGCGGCCGCACGGAGATCGACGCGCGCCACGGCCGGATCTTCTTGGGAACGGCCGACCACGGGTTCTACGCGCTCCGCGCGGGCGACGGCAGCACCATCTGGCGCTTCGAAACACTGGGCGTGGTGCAGTGCGAGCCGCTCTACGATCCGGAGCTCGACATCGTCTATTTCGGCTCGCACGACGGCGCGCTCTACGCTGTTCGCGCCTTCGATGGCTCGCTGGTGTGGCGCTTCTTCTCGGGCGCCGAGATCTCCCGGCGCCCGGTGAAGTACGGCGACAACCTCTACTTCGCCAACGGCGCGGACCAGCTCTTTGCCGTCGACCGCCGAACCGGCAAGAAGAAGTGGCAAGCGCACCGCACCTCGGCGCTGGGCATGGAGATCGCCGGCTACTCCGGGCCGGCCGCCGCCTTCGGTAAGGTGTACCTGGCCTACTCCGACGGGCACGTGGTCGCCTACGACGCCCGCGACGGCACCGAGCGCTGGACGCCCGTCGATCTCTCCGCCGAGGCGGAGCAGTCCTCGCCCTCGGGCGAGGCCCCGCGCTACCTCGACGTGGACACCACCCCGGTGCCCGACGAAATTCCCGGCTCCGGCAATGTCGTGTACGTCGCCAGCTACGCGGGCGGCGTCTTTGCGCTCGACGCCGAGAGCGGGGCGCGCGTGTGGAGCAACGACCAAGCCCGCGGCGTGACGGATCTCGTGCTGTTCAGCGAGCCCGCCCACGCCCCGCACCCGAATGGCCCGGACCGCGATGGTCCCACCGTGCCCGCGCGCAAGCTGCTGCTCGCCTCCAGCGGCACCACCGGCCTTTGGGGCTTGGAGCCCGGCACCGGAAAAATGGTCTGGCGCAACGACGTGCCCGAAGGCGGCGTCACCGCGCCCGTTCAAATCGACGGCGCGCTCCTGGTGGGCACCACCCGCTACGGCTTGTTCCTCCTCTCCCCGCGCAACGGCCGGGTCATCGACGGCTTCAACATGACCACCGGCTTTGCGCAAACGCCCTCCGCCTTTGGCCACCGCGCCTACGCCATGACCAACGCCGGAACGCTCTTCGGGCTCCAAATCGAACCTCCGTCGCTCGGGCCCACCGCCCCCGGCAACGGCCAAAACTGGCCTTAA
- a CDS encoding GNAT family N-acetyltransferase codes for MKLAIRPLTPDLWPALEDLFGKSGASNGCWCMYWRIGSLYRQRPREENKRALRQIVKRGPPPGLLAFEGETAVGWCQLTSRDDLPWLDRGRILAKVDEMPVWAISCFYIRRGHRRRGVTGLLIAAAVKAAKLAGAPAVEAYPVDAEQSPSASFTGFASTFTRLGFQEVARRKPARPIMRYDFGGAR; via the coding sequence ATGAAGCTCGCGATCCGTCCTCTCACACCGGATCTCTGGCCCGCGCTGGAAGACCTCTTCGGCAAGAGCGGGGCGTCGAACGGCTGCTGGTGCATGTATTGGCGGATTGGCAGCCTTTATCGGCAGCGGCCGCGCGAGGAGAACAAACGGGCGCTCCGGCAGATCGTGAAGCGGGGGCCGCCGCCGGGGCTCCTGGCGTTCGAGGGGGAGACGGCGGTCGGCTGGTGCCAGCTCACCTCGCGCGATGATTTGCCATGGCTCGATCGCGGCCGGATCCTCGCCAAGGTCGACGAAATGCCCGTGTGGGCGATCTCGTGCTTTTACATCCGCCGCGGCCATCGCCGGCGAGGCGTTACGGGGCTGCTCATTGCGGCCGCCGTGAAGGCCGCCAAGCTCGCGGGCGCGCCGGCCGTCGAAGCGTACCCGGTGGACGCCGAGCAGTCGCCGTCCGCCTCGTTCACCGGGTTTGCGTCGACCTTCACGCGCCTTGGCTTCCAAGAGGTCGCGCGCCGGAAGCCGGCGCGCCCCATCATGCGGTACGACTTCGGCGGCGCGCGCTAA
- a CDS encoding polyprenyl synthetase family protein, giving the protein MIPTAKDDPRRAFADLAGRVRQRVDAELEACLDAMLDRARRYGAPVAETVGALRALALRGGKRFRPTLLAASYEACGGAGGADAVVMAGVALELLQAYLLTHDDWMDGDDIRRGGPSVHAALRQAFGSPHMGATSAVLAGDLAMGFAQRVLLGLRFPPERLVDASVEFARMQIDVVFGQLLDVHAEASDAAAVEQVHDLKTSSYTVRGPVLLGAVLAGAPTATRSALERFADPLGIAFQLRDDLLGTFGDPAATGKPSDGDLRKGKRTALVVELLTDPGARALLDRVLGHEDADPADVDRVVSRMVESGARARVEARLAALLNEATTALDATPLDPAARLSLHGAVLALGVREH; this is encoded by the coding sequence ATGATCCCGACGGCCAAAGACGATCCCCGCCGCGCCTTCGCGGACCTCGCCGGGCGCGTGCGCCAACGGGTCGACGCGGAGCTCGAGGCGTGCCTCGATGCGATGCTCGACCGCGCCCGCCGCTACGGCGCGCCCGTGGCGGAGACGGTGGGCGCGCTGCGCGCTCTGGCGCTCCGCGGAGGAAAGCGCTTCCGACCGACCCTCCTCGCCGCCTCCTACGAAGCGTGCGGCGGCGCGGGGGGCGCCGACGCGGTGGTCATGGCGGGGGTGGCGCTCGAGCTCCTGCAGGCGTACTTGCTCACGCACGACGACTGGATGGACGGCGACGACATTCGCCGCGGTGGTCCCAGCGTGCACGCGGCCCTGCGCCAGGCGTTTGGCTCGCCGCACATGGGCGCGACCTCCGCCGTTCTCGCCGGCGATTTGGCCATGGGCTTCGCTCAGAGGGTGCTGCTCGGCCTTCGGTTTCCTCCCGAGCGGCTCGTCGATGCCAGCGTGGAGTTTGCGCGCATGCAAATCGACGTGGTCTTCGGACAGCTGCTCGATGTGCACGCCGAAGCATCGGACGCGGCGGCGGTCGAGCAGGTGCACGATCTCAAGACGTCGAGCTACACCGTGCGCGGCCCCGTTCTTTTGGGCGCGGTGCTCGCCGGCGCCCCGACGGCAACGCGCTCCGCGTTGGAGCGCTTCGCCGATCCGCTCGGCATCGCCTTCCAGCTGCGCGACGATCTGCTCGGGACCTTCGGCGATCCCGCGGCCACCGGGAAACCCTCCGACGGCGATCTGCGCAAGGGCAAGCGAACGGCGCTCGTGGTCGAGCTCCTCACCGATCCCGGCGCCCGCGCGCTGCTCGATCGCGTCCTCGGCCATGAAGACGCCGATCCGGCCGACGTCGATCGCGTCGTGTCGCGCATGGTCGAGTCGGGGGCACGCGCGCGGGTGGAAGCCCGCCTGGCGGCGCTCTTGAACGAGGCTACGACGGCCCTCGATGCGACGCCGCTCGACCCCGCCGCGCGCCTCTCGCTCCATGGCGCGGTGTTGGCGCTCGGGGTGCGCGAGCACTGA
- a CDS encoding hydroxymethylglutaryl-CoA reductase, degradative: MTISRIPRFYKLSVEERHLELRGRLGLDDEDVRTLAGGALSIDAANNMIENVISTHALPLGLGLNFRVNDRDYIVPMCVEEPSVVAAASNAAKSVRDGGGFTAEADPPIMIAQVQLVNVPDTEAATEAILSRRASLLEACDEAIPSLVRRGGGARDIEVRTLVPSTARVPSTEHVPGTEQGRGMLAVHLLVDCQDAMGANMVNTVAEAVAGRLAALAGGEPGLRILSNLADRRRVRVRCLVPLHALETKEFSGERVRDGVIAASRFAELDPYRAATHNKGVMNGVDAVTLATGNDWRGVEAGAHAYAARDGRYRPLSIWRLGPGGVLQGELEMPMVIGTVGGTTRAHPGARLALKLLGNPGASELGMVIASVGLASNLSALRALACEGIQRGHMSLHARSVAMTAGATGALVEQVARELSELGDVRLERAVAILARIEAESRRPAAAHGIVAPPA, from the coding sequence ATGACGATTTCGAGGATTCCCCGCTTCTACAAGCTCTCCGTGGAGGAGCGCCACCTCGAGCTCCGAGGGCGGCTCGGCCTCGATGACGAGGACGTACGCACCCTCGCCGGCGGAGCGCTCTCGATCGATGCCGCGAACAACATGATCGAGAACGTCATCAGCACCCACGCGCTCCCGCTCGGGCTCGGGTTGAACTTCCGGGTCAACGATCGCGACTACATCGTCCCGATGTGCGTGGAGGAGCCTTCGGTGGTGGCCGCTGCGTCGAACGCGGCCAAGAGCGTGCGCGACGGCGGCGGCTTCACCGCCGAGGCCGATCCGCCGATCATGATCGCGCAGGTGCAGCTCGTGAACGTGCCCGACACCGAGGCGGCGACCGAGGCGATCCTCTCCCGCCGCGCGTCGCTGCTGGAGGCGTGCGACGAGGCGATCCCTTCGCTCGTCCGGCGCGGCGGCGGCGCGCGCGACATCGAGGTGCGCACCTTGGTTCCGAGCACGGCGCGCGTTCCGAGCACGGAGCACGTCCCGGGCACGGAGCAGGGGCGCGGGATGCTCGCCGTCCATCTGCTCGTCGATTGCCAGGACGCGATGGGCGCCAACATGGTGAACACCGTGGCCGAGGCGGTCGCCGGCCGGCTGGCGGCGCTCGCGGGGGGCGAGCCCGGGCTGCGCATCCTGTCGAACCTCGCCGACCGGCGCCGGGTGCGCGTGCGGTGCTTGGTGCCGCTCCACGCGCTCGAGACGAAGGAATTTTCGGGGGAGCGCGTGCGCGACGGGGTCATCGCCGCCAGCCGCTTCGCGGAGCTCGATCCGTACCGCGCGGCCACCCACAACAAGGGCGTGATGAACGGGGTCGACGCCGTCACCCTGGCGACCGGCAACGATTGGCGCGGCGTGGAGGCCGGTGCCCACGCGTACGCCGCGCGCGATGGCCGCTACCGGCCGCTCTCGATCTGGCGGCTCGGCCCCGGCGGGGTGCTTCAGGGCGAGCTCGAGATGCCCATGGTCATCGGCACCGTGGGCGGCACCACCCGGGCGCACCCCGGCGCGCGGCTCGCGCTGAAGCTGCTCGGCAACCCAGGCGCCAGCGAGCTGGGGATGGTCATCGCATCGGTGGGGCTCGCGTCGAACCTGTCGGCCCTTCGCGCCCTGGCGTGCGAGGGGATCCAGCGCGGGCACATGTCGCTCCACGCGCGCTCGGTGGCCATGACGGCCGGCGCCACGGGCGCGCTGGTGGAGCAGGTCGCGCGCGAGCTCTCCGAGCTGGGCGACGTGCGCCTCGAGCGGGCCGTGGCCATCCTGGCGCGCATCGAGGCCGAGAGCCGGCGCCCGGCGGCGGCGCACGGGATCGTCGCGCCGCCTGCGTGA
- the mvk gene encoding mevalonate kinase, translating into MSSFRGFGKVILLGEHAVVYGYPALAAALERGVEVSATRGDGMLLLSGLGAPEVRKRLPALLPPEFRAGEDALISAYQAILGSLGIDPRVLRHDFAVRSELPLGSGLGSSAALAVALARAISGALGLGASEPAIAAAAHAAESVFHGNPSGIDQAIAQHGGFGVYRRATGLVPLLADSIPLCVGLTGRCHETRTLVQRVAELHRDEPVMTSRVLEGIGVLVQEGASAVLRGDLVALGHAMSRNQEELAVLGVSCREIDTMCTLARGAGALGAKLTGGGGGGSVIALAPDDPEKVRAAWRSAGFESFVTTVGSGAEPLAAAGAA; encoded by the coding sequence ATGAGCTCCTTCCGCGGCTTCGGCAAGGTGATTCTTCTGGGCGAGCACGCCGTCGTGTACGGGTACCCGGCGCTGGCGGCGGCCCTCGAGCGCGGCGTCGAGGTCTCGGCGACGCGCGGCGATGGCATGCTGCTCCTCTCCGGGCTGGGCGCACCGGAGGTGCGCAAGCGGCTTCCGGCGCTGCTGCCGCCCGAATTTCGGGCCGGCGAGGACGCGCTGATCTCGGCCTACCAAGCGATCCTCGGGTCGCTCGGGATCGATCCGCGGGTGCTGCGCCACGACTTCGCGGTCCGCTCCGAGCTTCCGCTGGGATCGGGGCTGGGGAGCTCCGCCGCCCTCGCCGTGGCGCTCGCGCGCGCCATTTCGGGGGCGCTCGGGTTGGGCGCCTCGGAGCCGGCGATCGCGGCGGCGGCCCACGCGGCCGAGAGCGTCTTTCACGGCAACCCGTCGGGCATCGATCAAGCCATCGCGCAGCACGGCGGCTTTGGCGTGTACCGAAGGGCCACCGGGCTGGTGCCGCTGCTCGCCGACTCCATCCCCCTTTGCGTGGGGCTCACGGGGCGCTGCCACGAGACACGCACCTTGGTGCAGCGGGTGGCGGAGCTGCACAGGGACGAGCCGGTGATGACGTCGCGCGTGCTCGAGGGCATCGGCGTTCTGGTGCAAGAAGGTGCGTCGGCCGTGCTTCGTGGCGATCTCGTGGCCCTCGGCCACGCGATGAGCCGAAACCAGGAGGAGCTCGCGGTCCTGGGGGTCTCGTGCCGCGAGATCGACACCATGTGCACCTTGGCGCGCGGCGCGGGCGCGCTGGGCGCCAAGCTCACGGGCGGCGGGGGTGGCGGCAGCGTGATCGCCCTCGCCCCCGACGATCCGGAGAAGGTGCGGGCTGCGTGGCGGAGCGCGGGCTTCGAGTCGTTCGTCACCACGGTGGGGAGCGGCGCCGAGCCCCTGGCCGCCGCCGGGGCGGCGTGA
- the fni gene encoding type 2 isopentenyl-diphosphate Delta-isomerase codes for MADTRDTQNTQDCQESIIGARKADHIALCASGKVEFRQKGTLLDEVHLVHDALPERHVDSIDLGTTLLGHRLAAPVVVSGMTGGTPEAREINRDLARAAEALGLAFGLGSQRAMVLRPDTAATYAVRDVAPTALVLGNIGLVQARDMSSSAIRELVDAVGADALCVHLNPAMELIQPGGDRDFRGGLKVIERLVADLPVPVVIKETGCGISRSVARAVRAAGVTAIDVSGAGGTSWVGVETERARGPERLLGDELWDWGIPTGASVGLSADLGLEIIATGGLRSGSDVARALALGATAGGLAAPVLRARQEGGYEGALAFLRHIVAGVRALTFLAGCGSSAQLRSAPRVLGPTLRAWLEEAGRR; via the coding sequence ATGGCAGATACGCGAGATACCCAAAATACCCAAGATTGCCAGGAGAGCATCATCGGCGCACGCAAAGCGGATCACATCGCGCTTTGTGCGAGCGGCAAGGTCGAATTCCGTCAGAAAGGCACCTTGCTGGACGAGGTTCACCTCGTCCACGACGCGCTGCCCGAGCGGCACGTCGATTCGATCGATCTGGGCACGACCCTCCTCGGCCATCGCCTGGCGGCGCCGGTCGTGGTGAGCGGCATGACCGGCGGCACCCCCGAAGCACGTGAGATCAACCGCGATCTCGCGCGGGCGGCGGAAGCGCTCGGCCTCGCGTTCGGCCTTGGCTCGCAGCGCGCCATGGTCCTGCGGCCCGACACCGCGGCCACCTACGCCGTGCGCGACGTGGCGCCCACGGCGCTGGTGCTCGGCAACATCGGCCTCGTGCAAGCGCGCGATATGTCGAGCAGCGCCATCCGCGAGCTGGTCGACGCCGTGGGCGCCGATGCGCTGTGCGTGCACTTGAACCCGGCCATGGAGCTGATTCAACCCGGCGGCGACCGCGATTTTCGAGGCGGTCTCAAGGTGATCGAGCGGCTGGTGGCCGATCTTCCGGTGCCGGTCGTCATCAAGGAGACGGGGTGCGGCATTTCGCGCTCGGTGGCGCGGGCGGTCCGCGCGGCGGGGGTCACCGCCATCGACGTCAGCGGCGCGGGCGGCACCTCGTGGGTCGGTGTGGAGACGGAGCGCGCGCGCGGGCCCGAGCGGCTCCTGGGCGACGAGCTCTGGGACTGGGGCATTCCCACGGGGGCGTCCGTGGGCCTATCGGCCGACCTGGGGCTCGAGATCATCGCCACCGGCGGCCTTCGCTCCGGCTCCGACGTGGCGCGCGCCCTCGCCCTGGGCGCCACGGCCGGCGGACTGGCGGCGCCGGTGCTGCGCGCGCGCCAAGAAGGCGGCTACGAGGGGGCGCTCGCGTTTCTCCGGCACATCGTGGCGGGGGTTCGTGCGCTCACCTTCCTCGCGGGGTGCGGGTCGTCGGCGCAGCTCCGGAGCGCGCCGCGCGTGCTCGGGCCGACCTTGCGCGCATGGCTCGAGGAGGCGGGCCGTCGATGA
- the mvaD gene encoding diphosphomevalonate decarboxylase, whose translation MYALAEARANIALVKYWGKSDLARNLPAVPSLSLTVDALTTRTSVHFDPARNADAVWIDRKPADPRAQERVSRHLDRVLPGRMFAEVRSSNDFPTAAGLASSASAFAALTLAASAAAGAAHDGTKLSILARQASGSAARSIFGGLVLLGVGTPGQTDSSFATPIASERDWPDLRLVIGIGIEGPKEIGSTDGMTRSEASPYYASWTASAPAEIPRAVEAIERRDLAALGAVAERSALRMHACAMASDPGVVYLRGPTVEGLHVIQKLRTRGFHAWFTCDAGPHPKALTTPADAEYVARALAEVPGIRRTIIAAPGAGALLLDGQRMASAGFTNETRSL comes from the coding sequence ATGTATGCCCTCGCCGAAGCCCGTGCCAACATCGCCCTCGTCAAATACTGGGGAAAGTCCGATCTCGCGCGGAACCTTCCCGCCGTCCCCAGCCTCTCGCTCACCGTCGACGCGCTCACCACGCGCACGAGTGTCCACTTCGATCCCGCACGAAATGCCGATGCGGTCTGGATCGATCGCAAACCCGCCGACCCCCGCGCGCAAGAACGCGTCTCGCGCCATCTCGATCGCGTTTTGCCCGGGCGCATGTTCGCCGAGGTCCGCAGCTCGAACGATTTTCCCACCGCGGCGGGGCTCGCGTCCTCCGCCTCGGCCTTTGCGGCGCTCACCCTCGCGGCGTCGGCGGCCGCAGGGGCCGCCCACGATGGGACCAAGCTCTCCATCCTGGCGCGGCAAGCGTCCGGCTCGGCGGCGCGCTCCATCTTCGGCGGGCTGGTCCTGCTCGGGGTGGGGACGCCGGGCCAGACCGATTCGTCCTTTGCCACGCCCATCGCATCCGAGCGCGATTGGCCGGATCTCCGGCTGGTCATCGGCATCGGCATCGAGGGCCCGAAGGAGATTGGCTCCACCGACGGAATGACCCGCAGCGAGGCCTCGCCGTACTATGCCTCGTGGACGGCGTCGGCGCCCGCGGAGATCCCGCGCGCGGTGGAGGCCATCGAGCGGCGCGATCTTGCCGCGCTGGGCGCGGTGGCCGAGCGAAGCGCGCTGCGCATGCACGCGTGCGCCATGGCCTCCGATCCCGGCGTGGTGTACCTGCGCGGGCCGACGGTGGAGGGGCTGCACGTGATTCAAAAGCTGCGCACGCGCGGCTTTCACGCGTGGTTCACCTGCGACGCCGGACCGCACCCCAAGGCGCTCACGACGCCGGCCGACGCCGAGTACGTCGCGCGCGCGCTCGCCGAGGTGCCGGGGATCCGACGAACCATCATCGCCGCCCCTGGCGCCGGTGCGCTGCTCCTCGACGGACAGCGCATGGCCTCCGCGGGCTTTACCAACGAGACGAGGAGTCTATGA
- a CDS encoding LuxR C-terminal-related transcriptional regulator produces MRNLVPASGAFFCFGRQDREPHAPAVALGPSLRVVDGAIRAVANGSAVACELQVELAQAFGLDPATVVTGTRRAYLTNELRPGAPLSALPYFRHHAVADGFVQAILVPLYEAPHEGGRLFAVCGLERREHEPAFTPADVARMEQAAPFVLASARAHRRSDELLRERTALRSLAMVDGAHGTLLVVDRSKRQVVWATRTDDGERAEKNANNDRLEGPAQVDSVAEVIIGLAESHRHGETVVSSARLGTQTVMGIADIEEKSIFASGRCVVAYLQKSLQNSLQNARRDLQTTDKSAARTETLSAREHEVGRLLVAGYSRVNIAAIVGLSENTVRTYMRRLYSKLGVSNRVDLVREFSGMARGTPPP; encoded by the coding sequence ATGCGGAACCTCGTACCCGCATCCGGAGCCTTCTTTTGTTTCGGCCGCCAGGATCGCGAGCCGCACGCGCCAGCCGTAGCCCTCGGGCCATCGCTCCGCGTGGTGGACGGCGCCATTCGAGCCGTCGCCAATGGCTCCGCGGTCGCGTGCGAGCTCCAGGTCGAGCTCGCGCAGGCCTTCGGTCTCGACCCGGCCACCGTGGTCACGGGCACACGGCGCGCGTACTTGACGAACGAGCTGCGCCCGGGCGCTCCGTTGTCGGCGCTCCCCTATTTTCGGCACCACGCGGTGGCCGATGGTTTCGTGCAGGCCATCCTGGTCCCGTTGTACGAAGCCCCGCACGAGGGCGGCCGCCTTTTTGCCGTTTGTGGCCTCGAACGTCGGGAGCACGAGCCCGCGTTCACCCCGGCGGACGTCGCGCGCATGGAGCAGGCCGCCCCCTTCGTGCTGGCCTCCGCCCGGGCGCACCGGCGCTCCGACGAGCTGCTTCGCGAAAGGACGGCGCTGCGCTCGTTGGCGATGGTCGACGGCGCCCATGGAACCTTGCTGGTCGTCGACCGGAGCAAGCGCCAGGTCGTGTGGGCGACCCGCACGGACGACGGCGAAAGAGCCGAGAAGAACGCGAACAACGACCGGCTCGAGGGCCCGGCGCAGGTCGATTCGGTCGCCGAAGTCATCATTGGTCTGGCTGAATCGCACCGCCATGGTGAAACCGTGGTATCCAGCGCACGGCTTGGCACGCAAACGGTGATGGGGATCGCCGACATCGAGGAGAAATCCATTTTTGCGTCCGGCCGCTGCGTGGTTGCGTACTTGCAAAAATCGCTGCAAAATTCGCTGCAGAACGCGCGCCGCGATCTGCAAACGACGGACAAATCCGCGGCGCGCACGGAGACTTTGTCCGCGCGGGAGCACGAGGTCGGACGCCTGCTCGTCGCCGGTTATAGCCGGGTCAATATCGCGGCCATCGTAGGGCTGAGCGAGAACACCGTGCGAACGTACATGCGCCGTCTGTATAGCAAGCTGGGCGTATCGAACCGCGTCGATTTGGTACGCGAGTTCTCCGGTATGGCTCGCGGCACCCCACCGCCGTAA
- a CDS encoding LytTR family DNA-binding domain-containing protein, whose amino-acid sequence MTRQLGALVLEDEWPARNYLVELLEQSGRARVVAAVPSTVLATAALIGSPEPLDIAFVDVHLAGEREAEAAGLTWIEAFARVPGAPRVILTTASREHALRAFELGVSDYLLKPFTASRVAESLERVASTVSTLSGDRIASLPPASPEASEPRRIVARRGRSLVFVDVRDAWAFEAEGRLCFVHAPVGRLDVDLSLAAIEAVLRGSYLRVHRNWLVMTPHVRSIEREAGETTLIVGNEHRSVQVPVARERAASVRDALLATAVVGLRRDH is encoded by the coding sequence ATGACCCGACAGCTTGGTGCCCTCGTACTCGAAGACGAATGGCCCGCGCGCAACTACCTGGTCGAGCTCCTCGAGCAATCGGGGCGCGCGCGGGTGGTCGCGGCCGTGCCCTCGACCGTGCTGGCGACGGCGGCGCTCATCGGCTCCCCCGAGCCCCTCGACATCGCCTTCGTGGATGTGCACCTCGCGGGCGAGCGCGAGGCCGAGGCGGCGGGTCTCACCTGGATCGAGGCTTTTGCGCGGGTGCCCGGCGCGCCCCGGGTCATCCTGACGACGGCGTCGCGCGAGCATGCGCTGCGGGCCTTCGAGCTGGGGGTATCGGATTACCTCCTCAAGCCGTTCACCGCCTCGCGGGTCGCCGAGAGCCTCGAGCGGGTCGCGTCCACCGTGTCGACCTTGAGCGGCGACCGCATCGCATCGCTGCCGCCCGCATCTCCGGAAGCGTCCGAGCCCCGGCGCATCGTGGCCCGGCGTGGGAGGAGCCTCGTCTTCGTCGATGTGCGCGACGCATGGGCGTTCGAGGCCGAAGGGCGTCTCTGCTTCGTTCATGCGCCCGTAGGTCGCCTGGATGTCGATCTGTCGCTCGCCGCCATCGAGGCCGTGCTTCGCGGCAGCTATTTGCGCGTGCACCGCAATTGGCTCGTGATGACCCCGCACGTTCGGAGCATCGAACGGGAAGCCGGCGAGACCACGCTCATCGTCGGGAACGAACACCGAAGCGTGCAAGTCCCCGTCGCCCGCGAGCGCGCGGCCAGCGTTCGCGACGCGCTCCTGGCGACGGCCGTCGTCGGGCTGCGCCGCGATCATTGA
- a CDS encoding histidine kinase, producing the protein MTRSPLSFRQGVVGVAIGILGVASPLVPRGVFGTLPPGYIVCTLLVFVVTLGLGVVSVLFVFARAQRAGWSLGRAAMAGLISAFPIMMGSFLGTFALHRAFPSLPLVYPDPNEPDTLAFRLITSASDSFPMLAAWAGLVLFPAALRAHDQRQRELEQLRLEAELLRLRSHLEPHFVLNTLNAIAGFVTDDPVQARELLAALGDLFREATEFRDTHRVADEVSWLRRYVAIHELRHPDLLHVTWSIDPAAEGMAMPALLLQPLVENAVKHGALRGAQGRLHVRVAVEGATLVSEVRDDGPGPGPRRTGGQGLHIVERRLAFYSSGKGHFELAREGAETVARVRLAAEPMREPSDPRSARDFTERREAHSLQQAVQQPGPPATPATRATPERATP; encoded by the coding sequence GTGACCCGCTCGCCGCTTTCCTTTCGGCAGGGGGTGGTGGGGGTCGCCATCGGCATCCTGGGCGTGGCGTCCCCCCTCGTGCCCCGCGGTGTATTTGGCACCCTGCCGCCGGGGTACATCGTCTGCACCCTCCTCGTCTTCGTCGTCACGTTGGGGCTGGGGGTGGTCTCGGTTTTGTTCGTGTTCGCGCGTGCGCAGCGGGCCGGCTGGTCCTTGGGGCGCGCGGCCATGGCGGGCTTGATCTCGGCGTTCCCCATCATGATGGGGAGCTTCCTCGGCACCTTCGCGCTCCACCGCGCCTTCCCGTCCCTTCCCCTGGTGTACCCGGATCCCAACGAGCCCGACACCTTGGCCTTCCGGCTCATCACCAGCGCCAGCGACTCCTTCCCGATGCTCGCGGCGTGGGCGGGGCTCGTCCTCTTCCCCGCCGCGCTCCGCGCACACGATCAGCGCCAGCGCGAGCTCGAACAATTGCGGCTCGAGGCCGAGCTTTTGCGTCTGCGGAGCCACCTCGAGCCCCACTTCGTGCTCAACACCTTGAACGCCATCGCCGGCTTCGTCACCGACGATCCGGTTCAAGCGCGGGAGCTGCTCGCCGCCCTGGGCGATCTCTTCCGCGAGGCCACGGAGTTCCGCGACACCCACCGCGTGGCCGACGAGGTGTCGTGGTTGCGGCGCTACGTGGCCATTCACGAGCTGCGCCACCCGGATTTGCTCCATGTGACCTGGAGCATCGATCCGGCCGCCGAGGGCATGGCCATGCCGGCCCTCCTCTTGCAGCCGCTGGTCGAGAACGCCGTCAAACACGGCGCCCTTCGCGGAGCCCAAGGACGCCTCCATGTGCGCGTCGCCGTCGAGGGCGCGACCCTCGTCTCCGAGGTGCGCGACGATGGACCGGGGCCCGGCCCCCGACGCACCGGCGGGCAAGGTCTCCACATCGTGGAGCGACGGCTGGCCTTTTACAGCAGCGGCAAGGGCCACTTCGAGCTGGCACGCGAAGGCGCGGAGACCGTCGCCCGCGTGCGCCTGGCGGCCGAACCCATGCGCGAGCCCAGCGATCCGCGCTCCGCCCGCGATTTCACGGAGCGCCGCGAAGCCCACTCCTTGCAACAAGCCGTGCAACAACCCGGCCCCCCGGCAACACCCGCTACACGCGCCACACCCGAGCGAGCTACCCCATGA